A genomic stretch from Clavelina lepadiformis chromosome 5, kaClaLepa1.1, whole genome shotgun sequence includes:
- the LOC143459436 gene encoding uncharacterized protein LOC143459436, which translates to MEDPFFAAASDLDKILDEFEESEEPRKGNSDPVRSKCETESAVEIPIFKKSDAHVEKTTTEIAPSAKITQKVLPQAKHSQDTVQINNATDEENQTKVESTNNRVLPMEENNLLIDFSSSETLAPRSSSPLQTSEKTIHGLDFLVPLVSGQKDTQFQASVSNAKTHSQVLLDRPTTDLTMMGDSVPSNHITASMSDGAIQKQALSLDIETTETIVCNTQLQKPLDSAIKVSQFSESSSTNKILLNPAKEIASNQPVGFQDHIQIDDSEFQQFMEEEIKELENIEEQLLQQDSYRQDTESESLTGKSTEEKCLENSKLVKVRLSTPAELNESSSFNPAVANDLPEQCHTIAPENNTEKATTVTHPKMKKIISQSKSSNKAFGQTSSIPTTAEEQPTDFLGKDIENRSDTAPRKNPNLKLKKESPSKRKHTTSLAIQQMDTEMSTSQNMRNSRSSQDDAPTQNLSSQTHVNGTSFHSPNHSQSENISDESSQSEPVGIGVNEERKIRRLHSVSPPSYSSVIAGDYAAGTIIQHDPAFTSHHNDQFSVAPSAAVAITPSENHTNSTQVEHGIEATEESAEDVARHGQTPDSESVLRAAAIAPTIYQSQTQRPGRVKPHWVPDQESPVCTKCRTKFTFTKRRHHCRACGRIFCSQCCSEKSKLEYLNNAEARVCVRCYQAVLQADVLASTLMVQNDGVLMQPSSPIAVPGTSSNSSPRPALRHQDNGSDGNDEPKSVRFSDGTRPDHPAVLPATPPLPTRLPRSKQRSSNGTRVPHHSFLPPVIMEYSDDGSYIVDEEPDPDFVLTLLRSGGVLPVTFALSPNLLVLVKLFRDGLSSFYYFLSLGLDSVGQAEVAILMQTEPSNDSIPYQAFNIYSHLFNIARKGKAIHAMDFIPCSDIWESTDNLFGSSEYAGLLFVRRTCQKVENLLSDTLDTRMPLVSNTVNFSAALFAVLVLKCEVPWAKLVPSRLLLGLGAKYKQYPYPLLNPCKRQPVYFEVGNTILGILCDFRNYKYKVVSVPGLSVLVKNSGVVINIPANRFTDIVKIMNSSNEHVLALGAETFIADDNCRSHLVCVEDQATHNYNSEIITYSSPNDEELTSGVGATFVVFNGSLKSGTAQQAKCTVVEDGIMIQLLPEKMAVFKDSLKAMDDFIINCNSSSTSSPAKQPIKPQDSNVPEEMEENPNEAGNEDEEVSPSLCRSVEVRWVGDDTKFNIGLSSPIDSLSFEGIVGFNVQGKSEKKGKRQVLRWNQVFFFRCTNDILDMSRLAEKVANGCFQALIPHVVLLRNSSMTKIGVRINIHPDDVGYAVGSHELPLPDPCLNALDDCLIPLVHEASANLQVDDEPVSFELIFSILDMKSSWKIVPK; encoded by the exons ATGGAAGACCCATTTTTTGCAGCTGCATCTGATTTAGACAAGATATTAGATGAGTTTGAAGAAAGTGAAGAACCAA GAAAAGGTAACTCTGACCCAGTGCGTTCAAAATGTGAAACAGAATCTGCTGTTGAAATAcccattttcaaaaaatctgaTGCTCATGTTGAAAAGACTACCACAGAAATTGCACCTAGtgcaaaaataacacaaaaagtATTACCACAGGCAAAGCACAGTCAAGATACAGTTCAGATAAACAATGCTACTGATgaagaaaatcaaacaaaagtaGAATCTACAAATAATCGTGTATTGCCGATGGAAGAAAATAACTTACTCATTGATTTTTCATCTTCCGAAACATTAGCACCCCGGTCTTCGTCACCATTACAGACTTCAGAGAAAACAATACATGGCCTAGACTTTCTTGTACCACTTGTCTCTGGGCAAAAGGACACGCAATTTCAAGCAAGTGTTTCCAATGCAAAAACTCATTCGCAAGTTTTGCTTGACCGTCCAACCACAGATTTAACAATGATGGGAGATTCTGTTCCGAGTAATCATATCACAGCTTCTATGAGTGATGGAGCTATACAAAAGCAAGCTTTGTCATTAGACATAGAAACTACAGAGACGATTGTGTGCAATACACAGTTGCAAAAGCCCCTAGATTCTGCAATCAAGGTTTCGCAATTTTCAGAGAGTTCATCCACCAACAAAATTCTGTTAAATCCAGCGAAGGAAATTGCTTCCAATCAGCCTGTAGGTTTTCAAGATCATATACAAATTGATGATTCTGAGTTTCAACAATTCATGGaagaagaaataaaagaaCTGGAAAACATAGAAGAACAGTTACTGCAGCAAGACAGTTACAGGCAGGACACAGAATCTGAATCATTGACTGGAAAAAGTACTGAAGAGAAATGTCTGGAAAATAGTAAATTGGTAAAAGTCAGACTATCAACGCCTGCAGAGCTTAATGAAAGCAGTTCTTTTAATCCTGCTGTTGCAAATGACCTTCCAGAGCAATGCCATACAATCGCACCAGAAAACAATACAGAAAAGGCTACCACAGTTACACacccaaaaatgaaaaagattaTTTCGCAATCAAAAAGCTCAAATAAGGCTTTTGGTCAAACAAGCTCCATACCTACAACAGCAGAGGAACAGCCAACTGATTTTTTGGGAAAAGATATTGAAAATAGGTCAGATACAGCACCAAGAAAAAATCCAAACTTGAAGTTGAAGAAAGAATCCCcatcaaaaagaaaacatacaACGAGTCTAGCCATACAACAAATGGACACAGAAATGTCAACATCACAGAATATGCGGAATTCAAGATCTTCACAGGATGATgcacccacacaaaatttatcttCTCAAACTCATGTCAATGGAACCTCATTTCACTCACCCAATCACTCGCAATCAGAAAATATTAGTGACGAATCCAGTCAGTCAGAACCAGTGGGGATAGGTGTAAATGAAGAGAGAAAAATTAGGAGGTTGCATAGTGTTTCTCCTCCATCATATTCATCTGTGATAGCTGGGGACTATGCAGCAGGGACCATTATTCAGCATGATCCAGCTTTCACGTCCCATCACAATGATCAGTTTAGTGTCGCACCCAGCGCAG CCGTTGCAATTACCCCATCAGAGAATCACACCAATTCGACTCAGGTTGAACATGGAATTGAG GCCACTGAAGAGTCAGCAGAAGATGTGGCTCGCCATGGCCAAACACCTGACAGTGAAAGTGTTCTGAGGGCAGCTGCTATTGCACCCACCATTTATCAAAGTCAGACACAGAGGCCAGGGCGTGTTAAACCGCACTGGGTGCCAGACCAAGAAAGCCCTGTTTGCACCAAATGCCGGACTAAGTTTACATTTACCAAGAGAAG ACATCACTGTCGTGCATGTGGTCGGATATTTTGCAGCCAATGTTGCAGTGAGAAAAGCAAGTTGGAATATCTAAACAATGCCGAAGCCCGAGTTTGTGTTCGTTGTTATCAGGCAGTCTTGCAAG CTGATGTTTTGGCTTCAACACTAATGGTTCAAAATGATGGAGTTCTAATGCAGCCATCTAGCCCAATAGCTGTTCCTGGTACCTCTTCAAATAGCAGTCCGCGTCCAGCTCTTAGACACCAAGACAATGGCTCTG ATGGAAATGATGAGCCAAAGAGTGTCCGTTTCTCTGATGGCACTAGGCCAGATCACCCTGCTGTTCTTCCTGCTACACCACCATTACCTACTCGTTTACCGAG ATCAAAACAAAGATCATCAAATGGAACTCGGGTACCCCATCACTCTTTTCTGCCCCCTGTTATTATGG AATATTCCGACGATGGTTCGTATATTGTTGATGAAGAACCTGACCCAGATTTTGTCCTTACCTTGCTTAGGAGTGGTGGAGTTCTTCCAGTTACTTTTGCCCTCAGCCCCAATCTCTTGGTTTTAGTGAAGCTGTTTCGTG ATGGGCTTTCATCGttctattattttttgtctCTTGGACTTGATTCTGTTGGCCAGGCTGAAGTGGCGATCCTCATGCAAACTGAGCCATCAAATGACTCCATCCCATATCAGGCTTTTAATATCTACTCACACTTGTTTAATATCGCTAGAAAGGGAAAAGCGATTCATGCCATGGATTTCATCCCTTGTTCAGATAT CTGGGAGTCAACAGATAACTTGTTTGGTTCCAGTGAATATGCGGGACTTTTGTTTGTTCGAAGAACCTgccaaaaagttgaaaatctTTTGAGTGATACACTTG ATACTCGAATGCCATTGGTCTCAAATACTGTCAATTTTTCTGCTGCTTTGTTTGCTGTCTTGGTCCTCAAATGTGAAGTACCCTGGGCAAAACTTGTCCCATCACGATTACTTTTGGGCCTTGGTGCAAAGTACAAGC AATACCCTTACCCTTTGCTGAATCCATGTAAAAGACAACCAGTTTACTTTGAAGTGGGAAATACAATTCTGGGGATCTTATGTGATTTCCGCAATTACAAATACAAAGTGGTCTCTGTCCCTGGTCTGTCGGTGCTGGTCAAAAATAGTGGTGTTGTTATCAATATTCCTGCAAATCG ATTTACCGACATAGTGAAGATAATGAACAGTTCAAATGAGCACGTCCTTGCACTGGGAGCGGAAACCTTTATAGCAGACGACAACTGTCGGTCTCATCTTGTCTGTGTGGAAGATCAAGCCACGCACAATTACAACTCCGAGATTATTACCTACTCAAGCCCTAAT gATGAGGAACTTACATCTGGTGTTGGTGCAACATTTGTAGTTTTCAATGGGTCTCTCAAATCTGGTACTGCACAGCAAGCAAAATGTACTGTTGTGGAAG ATGGCATCATGATACAGCTTCTTCCGGAGAAGATGGCGGTATTTAAAGACTCTCTTAAGGCAATGGACGATTTCATCATCAACTGTAACTCATCTTCTACCTCATCTCCTGCGAAACAACCAATTAAACCTCAGGATTCAAATGTTCCTGAGGAG ATGGAAGAAAATCCAAACGAAGCAGGCAATGAAGATGAGGAGGTGTCACCGTCTCTGTGTCGTTCCGTTGAAGTAAGATGGGTTGGTGACGACACTAAGTTCAACATCGG CCTATCCAGTCCTATTGATTCCCTTTCATTTGAGGGTATTGTCGGCTTCAATGTACAGGGTAAAAGTGAAAAGAAGGGAAAGCGCCAAGTGCTACGTTGGAATCAG